The Pimelobacter simplex genomic sequence ACGTCGCCGGGGCGGGAGTTCACGTTCATCATGCCGGTGGGCGCCTTCTCCGCGAACCGCAGGCCGCGGCCCAGGTCGCGGGTGTAGACCGACGAGCCGAGGCCGTACGGCGACGCCTTCATCAGCTCCAGCGCCTCCTCGTCCGAGGAGATCCGCTGCAGCGGGGCGACCGGGCCGAAGGTCTCCTCGACGGCGACCGACATCGCCTCGGTGACGTCGGCGAGCACGGTGGGCTGCCAGTAGAGATCGGTCGGGAAGCCCGTGGCGCGCGCCACCGGTGAGCACCTTGGCGCCGGCCTCGATCGCCGAGGCGATGTGGCGCTCGACCTTGCCGGACAGGACCTCGTTGTTGAGCGGTCCCATCGTGGTGGTCTCGTCGAAGGGCAGGCCGACCACGATCCGGTCGCGCACCTCCTCGGTGAGGCGCGCGGCGAACTCGTCGTAGATCGCGTCGTGGACCAGGAACCGGCCGGCCGCGATGCACGATTGCCCCGCGGCGCCGTACGCCGAGGAGACGGCGTCGGGCACGACCTTGTCGAGGTCCGCGTCGTCGAGCACGATGAACGGTCCGTTGCCGCCGAGCTCGATGAGCTGGGCCTTGCCGGCCGCACGGGCCGCGACCCGCTGTCCGGTCGCGACGGAGCCGGTGAAGGCGACCACCTGGACGTCGGGGTGCCCGGTGAGGGCGTCGCCGACGACGGCGCCGGCTCCGGTCACCAGGTTCACGACGCCCGGCGGGAAGCCGGCGGCCTCGAAGCACTTGATCCACTCGTGCTCGATCAGCGTGGTCGAGGGCGCGGGGAGCGCCACGACCGTGTTGCCGGTGACGAGCGCGGGCGCGAGCTGGCCGGACGCGGTGCCGAGGGGGAAGTTCCAGGGCTGGATCGTCGCGACCACGCCCCGCGGCACCCGGTAGGTGTACGCGCGGCGGTTCGTGTCGGCGAGGGGGATGATGCTGCCGCCGTCGAGGTGCTTGGCGATCTCGACCGCGACCCGGAAGTTGTTGGCCGACTCGTCGACCTCGGGGAGCGCCTCGAGGTGGTAGGGCTTGCCCTGCTCGAGCGCGAGCAGCCGGCCGAGCTCCTCGCGGCGCCGGGTGATCTCGGTGATCAGGCGCTCGACGTACGCGCAACGCTCGAAGACGCTCAGCGCGGACCAGTCCGCGAAGGCCCGGCGGGCGGCGGCGACCGCGCGGTCGACGTCCTCGGCGGTGCCGAGCGCGAAGCTGCCGACCGTCTCGCCGGTCGCCGGACTGATGGACTCCTGCCGCTCGGACCCGGTCGAATCGACGAACCGGCCGTCGATGAACGGGCCCGCGTCGACGCGGGGGACTAGCGTGCTCATGGGGTACCCACACCTCGCTCGTGACTCTTCCGATGTACAAACCTACTGGTCGGAATGTAGACCGGCGGGTCATGCCGGTCAAGGGTCCGCCCTCCTGCCAGCGTAGGTTCCCGAGCGAGCGGGATTTTGCGGGAAGTGCCTATTGACGGTCGTCCGGGCGCCGTTCCATACTCTGCATACCAACCGGTTCGTTTGGTTCTCGAGGCGCAACGAGCCACGACGGTCCACGACCATCTGGAGGAAACGTGAAGAGCATGAATGGGCGCCGTGCCGCCGCGGCCGTGCTGGCATCCCTGGCCCTCGGCGCCTCGGCCTGCTCGGTGTCGACCACCAAGGACGACGCGGACGCGGGCAAGAGCGGGACGTCGAAGATCGCGCTCCCCGGCGACATCGCGAAGCAGGGCTACCTGGACGTCGGGTCCTACTTCAACTACCCGCCGTACACGCTCCCCGACGGCAACGACCTGGGTGGCATCGAG encodes the following:
- a CDS encoding aldehyde dehydrogenase family protein — its product is MARATGFPTDLYWQPTVLADVTEAMSVAVEETFGPVAPLQRISSDEEALELMKASPYGLGSSVYTRDLGRGLRFAEKAPTGMMNVNSRPGDVEGHVPVGGFSGKLSGIGKIQGRYPMEEIFTELKVVQLNLG